In a single window of the Pseudochaenichthys georgianus unplaced genomic scaffold, fPseGeo1.2 scaffold_859_arrow_ctg1, whole genome shotgun sequence genome:
- the ccdc90b gene encoding coiled-coil domain-containing protein 90B, mitochondrial isoform X1: MNAIQLLNRVRMRGLHVCVPSMTFDLRKVELLPLDHRKLTFDSQSVCRELQENGFEKRQAELVVSALVSLTAANMDIVYRDMVTKSHQEIALQQMFSHLDSIRKDMVILEKSDFANLRSENSKMKRELEQIQNRLKEESRKVRAETKLDINLESSRMADVFSDQEKKLLEASSDFHHKKADLEHDNMEINRKIDLQVASLKTLLESLKLETVRYLAATVFSCLAIALGVYRLWR; the protein is encoded by the exons ATGAACGCGATTCAGCTGCTGAACAGAGTCCGCATGCGCG gCCTCCATGTGTGTGTCCCCTCAAtgacctttgacctcaggaAGGTGGAACTACTTCCTCTCGATCACAGGAAGTTGACCTTCGACTCTCAGAGCGTCTGCAGAGAGCTGCAGGAGAACG GCTTTGAGAAGCGGCAGGCGGAGCTCGTCGTCTCGGCTCTCGTCTCTCTGACGGCCGCAAACATGGACATCGTTTACAGAGACATGGTGACCAAATCCCACCAG GAGATCGCCCTGCAGCAGATGTTTTCTCACCTCGACTCCATCAGGAAGGACATGGTGATTTTGGAGAAAAGCGACTTCGCCAACCTGCGATCAGAAAACTCC AAAATGAAGCGCGAGTTGGAGCAGATCCAAAACCGCCTGAAG GAGGAGAGTCGGAAAGTCCGAGCGGAGACGAAACTGGACATCAACCTGGAGAGCAGCCGCATGGCCGACGTG TTCAGCGATCAGGAGAAGAAGCTTCTGGAGGCGAGCAGCGACTTCCACCACAAG AAAGCGGACCTGGAGCACGACaacatggagatcaacagaAAGATCGACCTGCAGGTGGCGTCGCTGAAGACCCTGCTGGAGTCTCTGAAGCTGGAGACCGTCCGCTACCTCGCAG CGACCGTGTTCTCCTGCCTGGCCATCGCTCTGGGAGTCTACCGGCTGTggaggtga
- the ccdc90b gene encoding coiled-coil domain-containing protein 90B, mitochondrial isoform X2, producing the protein MVTKSHQEIALQQMFSHLDSIRKDMVILEKSDFANLRSENSKMKRELEQIQNRLKEESRKVRAETKLDINLESSRMADVFSDQEKKLLEASSDFHHKKADLEHDNMEINRKIDLQVASLKTLLESLKLETVRYLAATVFSCLAIALGVYRLWR; encoded by the exons ATGGTGACCAAATCCCACCAG GAGATCGCCCTGCAGCAGATGTTTTCTCACCTCGACTCCATCAGGAAGGACATGGTGATTTTGGAGAAAAGCGACTTCGCCAACCTGCGATCAGAAAACTCC AAAATGAAGCGCGAGTTGGAGCAGATCCAAAACCGCCTGAAG GAGGAGAGTCGGAAAGTCCGAGCGGAGACGAAACTGGACATCAACCTGGAGAGCAGCCGCATGGCCGACGTG TTCAGCGATCAGGAGAAGAAGCTTCTGGAGGCGAGCAGCGACTTCCACCACAAG AAAGCGGACCTGGAGCACGACaacatggagatcaacagaAAGATCGACCTGCAGGTGGCGTCGCTGAAGACCCTGCTGGAGTCTCTGAAGCTGGAGACCGTCCGCTACCTCGCAG CGACCGTGTTCTCCTGCCTGGCCATCGCTCTGGGAGTCTACCGGCTGTggaggtga